The following coding sequences are from one Haploplasma axanthum window:
- the istA gene encoding IS21 family transposase — MTKIILEQITNIKDLLLFSRAYKEGLIKLNISKLSKELNKDRKTIKKYLNGEVPKETRKRVKYLDEHRKYILEVLTDKYQSFDYIDHLFKYLKREKNITCSRTSLNRYIRNDNELNKLFKRKKDMSFTERFETNPGIQAQFDMKEKVKLIDKNNNETVITIPTLTLSWSRYNVRKLILDTKTENLLEFLALSFEEIGGVPHELVIDNLKQFVEKPRYKDNEAIITNKLVEFAKDYNIKIKPCMPYRPQTKGKTETQNKIVDQLKNYNGKYKDIYEMHEKLEIIHKEDNDNISQATKLPRRFLLEKEKGDLSPLPRKEIRQKYHLSLKEVHVTNESLISYKSNKYSVPRKFIGLKVGLTVIKGNELHIYYKGKIITIHKITDKLLNIKDEHDLKYEKEIKTKERTTIINNEMRNIKYD, encoded by the coding sequence ATGACAAAAATAATACTAGAACAAATAACAAATATAAAAGATTTACTACTATTTAGTAGAGCATACAAGGAGGGCTTAATAAAATTGAATATTAGCAAACTATCAAAAGAGTTAAATAAAGATAGAAAAACAATTAAGAAATACTTAAACGGTGAAGTTCCAAAGGAAACTAGAAAGAGAGTTAAATATTTAGATGAACATAGAAAATATATACTAGAAGTCTTAACTGATAAATATCAGAGTTTCGACTACATTGATCACTTGTTTAAATATCTAAAAAGAGAAAAAAATATAACTTGCTCAAGAACAAGTTTAAATAGATATATTAGAAATGATAATGAGTTAAATAAACTATTTAAAAGAAAAAAGGATATGAGTTTTACAGAAAGATTTGAAACAAATCCAGGGATACAAGCACAGTTTGATATGAAGGAGAAAGTAAAACTTATTGATAAAAACAATAATGAAACAGTTATAACAATACCAACATTAACATTATCATGGTCTAGGTATAATGTAAGAAAACTAATATTAGATACTAAAACAGAAAACTTATTAGAGTTTTTAGCTTTAAGCTTTGAAGAAATAGGTGGGGTACCACATGAACTCGTTATTGATAACTTAAAACAATTCGTAGAAAAACCAAGATATAAAGATAATGAAGCAATCATTACCAATAAACTAGTAGAGTTCGCTAAGGATTACAATATTAAGATTAAACCATGTATGCCATATAGACCACAAACTAAAGGAAAAACAGAAACACAAAATAAAATAGTTGACCAACTAAAAAACTATAATGGTAAGTATAAGGATATCTATGAAATGCATGAAAAACTAGAAATAATTCATAAGGAAGATAATGATAATATCAGTCAAGCTACTAAACTACCAAGAAGGTTTCTATTAGAAAAAGAAAAAGGTGACTTAAGCCCACTCCCTAGAAAAGAAATCAGACAAAAGTATCACCTTAGTTTAAAAGAGGTTCATGTAACAAATGAATCACTAATATCCTATAAATCTAATAAATACTCTGTCCCTAGAAAATTTATTGGTTTAAAAGTAGGATTAACAGTTATCAAAGGAAATGAACTCCATATTTATTATAAAGGAAAAATCATAACAATCCACAAAATAACGGATAAATTATTAAATATTAAAGATGAACATGATTTAAAATACGAAAAAGAAATAAAAACAAAAGAAAGAACAACTATTATAAACAATGAGATGAGGAATATAAAATATGATTAA
- the istB gene encoding IS21-like element helper ATPase IstB, with amino-acid sequence MINEVLNQLTYLKLKSAYTYLKELHINDEITNTDLKGIHKILNKEVLAKEENNKLYNVKVAGFPFLRTIDEYDFSFQPGVNEEKIRGIIESTFYEEAINICLIGNPGVGKTHLAISIAYSVAIRRNSVYFIKFNKLITILKNAYNDGTFNRRLGHFFKYKLLIIDEVGFNEITPLEAKLFFQLIDLRYTKRSTIFTSNMTFDKWPQILGNDEMITKAILDRIIHQSYLFNIIGPSYRLKDKLELNQTEES; translated from the coding sequence ATGATTAACGAAGTACTTAATCAATTAACATATCTAAAACTTAAAAGTGCATATACATATTTAAAAGAACTGCATATTAATGATGAGATAACAAATACTGATTTAAAAGGAATTCATAAGATATTGAATAAAGAGGTTTTAGCTAAGGAAGAAAATAATAAATTATACAATGTTAAAGTAGCAGGTTTCCCGTTTCTTCGAACTATTGATGAATATGATTTTAGTTTTCAACCAGGTGTTAATGAAGAAAAAATAAGAGGAATCATTGAATCAACCTTCTATGAAGAAGCAATTAATATATGCTTAATTGGTAACCCTGGTGTTGGTAAAACACATTTAGCTATATCAATAGCGTACTCAGTCGCTATAAGACGTAATAGTGTATATTTTATTAAGTTTAACAAACTAATAACAATCCTTAAAAACGCTTATAATGATGGAACATTTAATCGAAGACTAGGTCACTTCTTTAAATACAAACTACTTATCATTGATGAAGTGGGATTTAATGAAATAACACCTTTGGAAGCAAAGTTATTCTTTCAATTAATTGATTTACGATATACAAAAAGATCAACAATATTTACATCTAATATGACTTTTGATAAGTGGCCTCAAATATTAGGTAATGATGAAATGATAACAAAAGCTATATTAGATAGAATTATTCATCAGTCTTATTTGTTTAATATTATTGGTCCTTCTTATAGACTTAAAGATAAACTTGAACTGAATCAAACTGAGGAATCTTAA
- a CDS encoding tyrosine-type recombinase/integrase: MSEKRRDNKGRILKTGESQRKDGRYLYKYIDSFGEPQFVYSWKLVATDRVPAGKRDCISLREKIAELQKDIHDGIDVVGKKMTLCQLYAKQNAQRPKVRKNTETGRKYLMDILKKDKLGVRSIDSIKPSDAKEWAIRMSENGYAYQTINNYKRSLKASFYIAIQDDCVRKNPFDFQLKAVLDDDTVPKTVLTEEQEEKLLAFAKADKTYSKNYDEILILLKTGLRISEFGGLTLPDLDFENRLVNIDHQLLRDTEIGYYIETPKTKSGERQVPMVEEAYQAFKRVLANRKNDKRVEIDGYSDFLFLNRKNYPKVASDYNGMMKGLVKKYNKYNEDKLPHITPHSLRHTFCTNYANAGMNPKALQYIMGHANIAMTLNYYAHATFDSAMAEMKRLNKEKQQERLVA, translated from the coding sequence ATGTCAGAAAAAAGACGTGACAATAAAGGTCGAATCTTAAAGACTGGAGAGAGCCAACGAAAAGACGGAAGATACTTATACAAATATATAGATTCATTTGGAGAACCGCAATTTGTTTACTCGTGGAAACTTGTGGCTACAGACCGAGTACCAGCAGGAAAGCGTGATTGTATCTCACTTAGAGAGAAAATCGCAGAGTTACAGAAAGACATTCATGATGGTATTGATGTTGTAGGAAAGAAAATGACACTCTGCCAGCTTTACGCAAAACAGAACGCTCAAAGACCAAAGGTTAGAAAAAACACTGAAACTGGACGCAAATATCTTATGGATATTTTGAAGAAAGACAAGTTAGGTGTAAGAAGTATTGACAGTATTAAGCCATCAGACGCTAAAGAATGGGCTATTAGAATGAGTGAAAATGGTTATGCTTATCAAACCATCAATAACTACAAACGTTCTTTAAAGGCTTCATTCTATATTGCTATACAAGATGATTGTGTTCGGAAGAATCCATTTGACTTTCAACTGAAAGCAGTTCTTGATGATGATACTGTCCCTAAGACCGTACTAACAGAAGAACAGGAAGAAAAACTGTTAGCCTTTGCAAAAGCTGATAAAACCTACAGCAAAAATTATGATGAAATTCTGATACTCTTAAAAACAGGTCTTCGTATTTCAGAGTTTGGTGGTTTGACACTTCCAGATTTAGATTTTGAGAATCGTCTTGTCAATATAGACCATCAGCTATTGAGAGATACTGAAATTGGGTACTACATTGAAACACCAAAGACCAAAAGTGGCGAACGTCAAGTTCCTATGGTTGAAGAAGCCTATCAAGCATTTAAGCGAGTGTTAGCGAATCGAAAGAATGATAAGCGTGTTGAGATTGATGGATATAGTGATTTCCTCTTTCTTAATAGAAAGAACTATCCAAAAGTGGCAAGTGATTACAACGGCATGATGAAAGGTCTTGTTAAGAAATACAATAAGTATAACGAGGATAAATTGCCACACATCACTCCACATAGTTTGCGACATACATTCTGTACCAACTATGCAAATGCAGGAATGAATCCAAAGGCATTACAGTACATTATGGGACATGCTAATATAGCCATGACGCTGAACTATTACGCACATGCAACATTCGATTCTGCAATGGCAGAAATGAAACGCTTGAATAAAGAGAAGCAACAGGAGCGTCTTGTTGCTTAG
- a CDS encoding excisionase — protein MKQTDIPIWERYTLTIEEASKYFRIGENKLRRLAEENKNANWLIMNGNRIQIKRKQFEKIIDTLDAI, from the coding sequence ATGAAGCAGACTGACATTCCTATTTGGGAACGTTATACCCTAACCATTGAAGAAGCGTCAAAATATTTTCGTATTGGCGAAAACAAGCTACGACGCTTGGCAGAGGAAAATAAAAATGCAAATTGGCTGATTATGAATGGCAATCGTATTCAGATTAAACGAAAACAATTTGAAAAAATTATAGATACATTGGACGCAATCTAG
- a CDS encoding helix-turn-helix domain-containing protein: MKTQYPMIPFPLIVKATDGDTEAINQILHHYRGYITKRSLRLMKDEYGNQSMVVDEVLRGRMETRLITKILSFEIK, from the coding sequence ATGAAAACACAATATCCTATGATTCCCTTTCCTCTCATTGTAAAGGCAACAGATGGCGATACCGAAGCGATTAACCAGATTCTACATCATTACAGAGGGTACATAACGAAGCGTTCCCTACGACTTATGAAAGATGAATATGGCAATCAAAGTATGGTCGTTGATGAAGTCTTACGTGGAAGAATGGAAACCAGACTGATTACAAAGATTTTGTCATTTGAAATTAAGTAA
- the istA gene encoding IS21 family transposase, which translates to MTKIILEQITSIKDLLLFSSAYKEGLIKLNISKLAKELKKDRKTIKKYLNGEVPKETRKRVKYLDEHREYILEVLTDKYQSFDYIDHLFKYLKREKNIACSRTSLNRYIRNDTLLNKLFKRKKDMSFTERFETNPGVQAQFDMKEKVRLIDKNNTETVITIPTLTLSWSRYNVRKLILDTKTENLLEFLALSFEEIGGVPHELVIDNLKQFVEKPRYKDNEAIFTNKLIEFAKDYNIKIKPCMPYRPQTKGKTETQNKIVDQLKNYNGKYKDIYEMHEKLEIIHKEDNDNISQATKLPRRFLLEKEKGDLSPLPRKEIRQKYHLSLKEVHVTNESLISYKSNKYSVPRKFIGLKVGLTVIKGNELHIYYKGKIITIHKITDKLLNIKDEHDLKYEKEIKTKERTTIINNEMRNIKYD; encoded by the coding sequence ATGACAAAAATAATACTAGAACAAATAACAAGCATTAAAGACTTACTACTATTTAGTAGTGCATACAAGGAGGGATTAATAAAATTGAATATTAGTAAACTAGCTAAAGAATTAAAGAAAGATAGAAAAACAATTAAGAAATATTTAAATGGAGAAGTTCCAAAGGAAACTAGAAAGAGAGTTAAATATTTAGATGAGCATAGAGAATATATCTTAGAAGTCTTGACTGATAAATATCAGAGCTTTGATTATATTGATCACTTGTTTAAATATTTAAAAAGAGAAAAAAATATAGCATGCTCAAGAACTAGCTTAAATAGATATATAAGAAATGATACCCTTTTAAATAAACTATTTAAAAGAAAAAAAGATATGAGTTTTACAGAAAGATTTGAAACAAATCCGGGAGTACAAGCGCAGTTTGATATGAAGGAGAAAGTGAGGCTTATTGATAAAAACAATACTGAAACAGTTATAACAATACCAACATTAACATTATCATGGTCTAGATATAATGTAAGAAAACTAATATTAGATACTAAAACAGAAAACTTGTTAGAGTTTTTAGCTTTAAGCTTTGAAGAAATAGGTGGAGTACCACATGAACTCGTAATTGATAACTTAAAACAATTTGTAGAAAAACCAAGATATAAAGATAATGAAGCAATCTTTACCAATAAATTAATAGAGTTCGCTAAGGACTACAATATTAAGATTAAACCATGTATGCCATATAGACCACAAACTAAAGGAAAAACAGAAACACAAAATAAAATAGTTGATCAGCTAAAAAACTATAATGGTAAGTATAAGGATATCTATGAAATGCATGAAAAACTAGAAATAATTCATAAGGAAGATAATGATAATATCAGTCAAGCTACTAAACTACCAAGAAGGTTTCTATTAGAAAAAGAAAAAGGTGACTTAAGCCCACTCCCTAGAAAAGAAATCAGACAAAAGTATCACCTTAGTTTAAAAGAGGTTCATGTAACAAATGAATCACTAATATCCTATAAATCTAATAAATACTCTGTCCCTAGAAAATTTATTGGTTTAAAAGTAGGATTAACAGTTATCAAAGGAAATGAACTCCATATTTATTATAAAGGAAAAATCATAACAATCCACAAAATAACGGATAAATTATTAAATATTAAAGATGAACATGATTTAAAATACGAAAAAGAAATAAAAACAAAAGAAAGAACAACTATTATAAACAATGAGATGAGGAATATAAAATATGATTAA
- a CDS encoding sigma-70 family RNA polymerase sigma factor, translating into MKPSSFQTTIENQFDYICKRAMEDERKNYMLYLSRIAKREVSFSDVGDYLVSQFATTDNYSTDFQIFTLNGLSVGVENDLLSEALRELPDKKREILLLFYFMDMSDSEIADLLKLNRSTVYRHRTSGLALIKKFIING; encoded by the coding sequence ATGAAACCATCTTCTTTTCAGACCACAATAGAAAATCAGTTTGACTATATCTGTAAACGTGCTATGGAAGACGAGCGAAAGAATTATATGCTTTATCTTTCAAGGATTGCAAAGCGTGAGGTGTCCTTTTCGGATGTTGGCGATTATCTTGTTAGCCAGTTTGCGACAACAGATAACTATTCAACTGACTTTCAGATTTTTACACTCAATGGGTTATCAGTAGGCGTTGAAAATGATTTGTTGAGTGAAGCATTACGTGAGTTGCCAGACAAGAAACGTGAAATTCTACTGCTGTTTTACTTTATGGACATGAGCGATTCAGAAATTGCAGACCTGTTGAAATTGAACCGTTCTACTGTCTATCGGCATAGAACCAGTGGACTAGCCTTAATTAAAAAGTTTATTATAAATGGTTAA
- a CDS encoding helix-turn-helix transcriptional regulator gives MRKKEDKYDFRAFGLAIKEARLKRGLTREQVGALIEIDPRYLTNIENKGQHPSIQVLYDLVSLLHVSVDEFFLPANNLVKSTRRLQIEKYMDSFTDKELSLMESLASGINEARNIED, from the coding sequence ATGCGTAAAAAAGAAGATAAATATGATTTTAGAGCCTTTGGTTTAGCCATTAAAGAAGCTCGATTGAAACGAGGTTTAACTCGTGAACAAGTGGGAGCATTGATTGAAATTGACCCACGGTACTTAACTAATATTGAAAATAAAGGGCAACACCCCAGCATACAAGTTCTTTATGACCTTGTATCGTTACTTCATGTTTCCGTTGATGAATTTTTCTTACCTGCTAATAACTTGGTAAAAAGCACCCGACGATTACAGATAGAGAAATACATGGATAGCTTTACAGACAAAGAACTATCCTTAATGGAATCTTTAGCCAGCGGTATCAACGAAGCAAGAAACATCGAAGACTAA
- a CDS encoding cysteine-rich KTR domain-containing protein translates to MCPVCGNKTRLKIREDTELKKFPLYCPKCRQENLIEIKQFKVTVITEPDAKTQSR, encoded by the coding sequence TTGTGTCCTGTATGTGGAAATAAAACACGATTAAAGATAAGGGAAGATACTGAATTAAAAAAATTCCCCCTCTATTGTCCGAAATGCAGACAAGAAAATTTAATTGAAATAAAGCAGTTCAAAGTAACTGTGATTACAGAGCCAGACGCAAAGACGCAGAGCCGATAA